A portion of the Halopelagius inordinatus genome contains these proteins:
- a CDS encoding ammonium transporter → MLTPLQTDLAAVVEGVNLVWVLTVTFLIFFMHAGFAMLEAGQVRSKNVANQLTKNLLTWSVGVVVYFLLGAAVSTIVGGLTGGGPVSVSGAFADVYAPEAAATTAWVDWLFGAVFAMTAATIVSGAVAGRARLRAYVSYTVLLAGVIYPVVVGVTWAGGFLSTLGFHDFAGGMIVHGMGGIAGLTAAWVIGPRMDRYNDDGSANVIPGHSMTFAVLGTLILAFGWYGFNVGTAASPLALTESGEVTLGAFAYVGRVALVTTLGMAAGAIGAAGMAMYQTGKVDTLYVANGLLAGLVGVTAIADAIVWPGALVVGLLCGVQLPLVFSFVEKRLKIDDVCAVFPVHGSAGVLGAVLFPVFATGVWNGSASVVELAVPQLVGVAVIGVWTFVATAAVFGLFRSTGQARVTREHEREGLDTSEHGVDTYPEFGRPESETGLRADGGAFTDAEREE, encoded by the coding sequence ATGCTAACCCCCCTACAGACCGACCTCGCGGCCGTCGTCGAGGGCGTGAACCTCGTGTGGGTGCTGACCGTCACGTTCCTCATCTTCTTCATGCACGCCGGGTTCGCGATGCTCGAAGCGGGGCAGGTTCGCTCGAAGAACGTCGCGAACCAACTGACCAAGAACCTCCTGACGTGGAGCGTCGGAGTGGTCGTCTACTTCCTGCTCGGCGCGGCCGTTTCGACTATCGTCGGCGGCCTGACCGGCGGCGGTCCCGTCTCCGTGTCGGGGGCGTTCGCGGACGTGTACGCACCGGAGGCCGCGGCCACGACGGCGTGGGTCGATTGGCTGTTCGGCGCGGTGTTCGCGATGACCGCCGCCACCATCGTCTCCGGCGCGGTGGCCGGACGCGCGAGACTCCGCGCGTACGTCAGCTACACCGTCCTCCTCGCGGGCGTCATCTACCCCGTCGTGGTCGGGGTCACGTGGGCGGGCGGCTTCCTCTCTACGCTCGGCTTCCACGACTTCGCGGGCGGCATGATAGTCCACGGGATGGGCGGCATCGCCGGTCTGACCGCGGCGTGGGTCATCGGCCCGCGCATGGACCGCTACAACGACGACGGAAGCGCGAACGTCATCCCCGGCCACTCGATGACGTTCGCCGTCCTCGGAACGCTCATCCTCGCGTTCGGCTGGTACGGCTTCAACGTCGGCACCGCCGCCTCCCCCCTCGCTCTCACCGAGAGCGGTGAGGTGACGCTCGGCGCGTTCGCCTACGTCGGCCGCGTCGCCCTCGTGACGACGCTCGGAATGGCCGCCGGAGCCATCGGCGCGGCCGGGATGGCCATGTACCAGACCGGCAAGGTGGACACGCTGTACGTCGCAAACGGCCTGCTCGCCGGCCTCGTCGGCGTCACGGCCATCGCGGACGCCATCGTCTGGCCCGGCGCACTCGTCGTCGGCCTCCTCTGCGGCGTCCAACTTCCCCTCGTCTTCTCGTTCGTCGAGAAGCGCCTGAAGATAGACGACGTCTGTGCCGTGTTCCCGGTTCACGGCTCCGCGGGCGTGTTGGGCGCGGTTCTGTTCCCCGTCTTCGCCACGGGCGTCTGGAACGGCAGCGCATCGGTCGTCGAACTGGCCGTCCCGCAACTCGTCGGCGTCGCGGTCATCGGCGTCTGGACGTTCGTCGCGACGGCCGCCGTCTTCGGCCTCTTCCGTTCGACCGGACAGGCCCGCGTCACCCGCGAACACGAACGCGAGGGACTCGATACCTCCGAACACGGCGTCGATACCTACCCCGAGTTCGGTCGCCCCGAGTCGGAAACCGGCCTCCGCGCGGACGGCGGAGCGTTCACGGACGCGGAGCGTGAGGAGTAA
- a CDS encoding P-II family nitrogen regulator — protein MSDESIPEPTDGGIELVMAVIRPDRLGDVKQALAEVGAPSLTVTNVSGRGSQPATKGQWRGEEYTIDLHQKVKIECFVADIPAEDVVDAIIDAAQTGEPGDGKVFVLPVDSAVQVRTGKEGVDAV, from the coding sequence ATGAGTGACGAATCCATACCCGAACCCACGGACGGCGGTATCGAACTCGTGATGGCGGTCATCCGACCGGACAGACTCGGCGACGTAAAGCAGGCGCTGGCGGAAGTCGGCGCGCCGTCGCTGACGGTGACGAACGTCTCCGGCCGCGGGTCCCAACCGGCGACTAAGGGCCAGTGGCGCGGCGAGGAGTACACCATCGACCTGCACCAGAAGGTCAAGATAGAGTGCTTCGTCGCGGACATCCCCGCGGAGGACGTCGTAGACGCGATTATCGACGCCGCACAGACGGGCGAACCCGGCGACGGCAAGGTGTTCGTCCTCCCCGTCGACTCGGCGGTCCAAGTCCGCACGGGCAAGGAGGGAGTCGACGCCGTCTGA
- a CDS encoding ammonium transporter, whose protein sequence is MIPIQVDPSAVASGVNNVWVLVVTFLIFFMQPGFALLEAGQVRAKNVGNVLMKNMTDWILGVLVYFVVGAGVVTIAGALTSGGEFGGAFAYVNDPTAWIGWLFGAVFAMTAATIVSGAVAERMEFNAYVLFTVLMTAFIYPVVVGFTWGGGLLSGDGFVGAALGVGYLDFAGATVVHMCGGIAGLVAAKMVGPRKGRFDADGSSNPIPGHSMLLAVLGTFMLAFGWYGFNVGTQATVLVVADDGSLAFMGAELGRVALVTTLGMGAGGAGAMAVSASLQGKPDPLWTANGLLAGLVAVTGAVPHVTWWGGLVLGGLGGLIVLPAYRFTVDTLKVDDVCGVFAVHGVAGAMGTALIPVFGADGFLGVNQLLLQVVGVLVIAAWTVIASAVVLGVIDAVVGLRVTEEEEREGLDLGEHGVSVYPEFVPDGARDGSMTTDGGELRTDGGAAGQTESATENDDE, encoded by the coding sequence ATGATTCCCATACAGGTGGATCCGAGCGCGGTCGCAAGCGGCGTCAACAACGTCTGGGTGTTGGTCGTCACGTTCCTCATCTTCTTCATGCAACCGGGCTTTGCCCTCCTCGAAGCGGGGCAGGTTCGCGCGAAGAACGTGGGGAACGTCCTGATGAAGAACATGACCGACTGGATTCTCGGCGTCCTCGTCTACTTCGTGGTGGGTGCGGGCGTCGTGACTATCGCCGGGGCGTTGACCTCCGGCGGCGAGTTCGGAGGGGCGTTCGCCTACGTGAACGACCCGACGGCGTGGATCGGATGGCTGTTCGGCGCGGTGTTCGCGATGACCGCCGCCACCATCGTCTCCGGCGCGGTGGCCGAACGCATGGAGTTCAACGCGTACGTGCTCTTTACCGTCCTGATGACGGCGTTCATCTACCCCGTCGTCGTCGGGTTCACGTGGGGTGGCGGCCTCCTCTCGGGCGACGGCTTCGTCGGTGCCGCACTCGGTGTCGGCTACCTCGACTTCGCCGGTGCGACCGTGGTTCACATGTGCGGCGGCATCGCCGGTCTCGTCGCCGCGAAGATGGTCGGCCCGCGCAAGGGACGCTTCGACGCCGACGGGAGCAGCAACCCCATCCCGGGACACTCGATGTTGCTCGCCGTCCTCGGGACGTTCATGCTCGCGTTCGGCTGGTACGGCTTCAACGTCGGCACGCAGGCGACCGTTCTCGTGGTGGCCGACGACGGCAGTCTCGCGTTCATGGGAGCCGAACTCGGCCGCGTCGCCCTCGTGACGACGCTCGGCATGGGTGCCGGCGGCGCGGGCGCGATGGCCGTCTCGGCGTCCCTGCAGGGCAAGCCCGACCCGCTTTGGACCGCGAACGGCCTGCTCGCGGGTCTGGTCGCGGTCACCGGCGCGGTACCGCACGTGACGTGGTGGGGCGGTCTCGTCCTCGGGGGACTCGGCGGACTGATAGTCCTGCCAGCCTACCGGTTCACCGTAGACACGCTGAAGGTAGACGACGTCTGCGGCGTCTTCGCGGTTCACGGCGTCGCCGGCGCGATGGGGACGGCTCTCATTCCCGTCTTCGGAGCGGACGGCTTTCTCGGCGTGAACCAACTACTGTTGCAGGTCGTCGGCGTCCTCGTCATCGCGGCGTGGACCGTCATCGCGTCGGCCGTCGTCCTCGGCGTCATCGACGCCGTCGTCGGCCTCCGCGTGACCGAAGAAGAAGAACGTGAGGGACTCGACCTCGGCGAACACGGCGTCTCGGTCTACCCCGAGTTCGTGCCCGACGGGGCTCGCGACGGGTCGATGACGACCGACGGCGGCGAACTCAGAACCGACGGCGGCGCGGCGGGTCAGACCGAATCTGCGACGGAGAACGACGATGAGTGA
- the hemB gene encoding porphobilinogen synthase, producing MTLSDRPRRLRTDGVRPLVSETRLEATDLVAPIFVDATTDERVPIETMPGHERVPLSDAVARAREVLETGVEAVMLFGIPGSKDERGTRAWAEDGVVQEATRRITAETDAYVITDVCLCEYTSHGHCGVLEHDARESPTLTVKNDETLDLLSKIAVSHAEAGADMVAPSSMTDGMVGAIRGGLDAAGFEGVPIMSYAAKYESAFYGPFRDAADGAPAFGDRRHYQMDPANAREALREVRLDVEQGADVLMVKPALAYLDIVRAVREEFEHPVAAYNVSGEYAMLHAAADRGWMDLETTAHESLLSMKRAGADLIVTYFAEDVAPGL from the coding sequence ATGACTCTCAGCGACCGACCCCGACGGCTCCGTACGGACGGCGTGCGCCCACTCGTCAGCGAGACGCGTCTGGAGGCGACGGACCTCGTCGCGCCGATATTCGTGGACGCGACGACGGACGAACGCGTCCCCATCGAGACGATGCCGGGTCACGAACGCGTCCCTCTCTCGGACGCCGTCGCCCGCGCGAGAGAGGTACTGGAGACGGGAGTCGAGGCGGTCATGCTGTTCGGCATCCCCGGGTCCAAGGACGAACGCGGGACGCGCGCGTGGGCCGAAGACGGGGTCGTACAGGAGGCGACGCGCCGAATCACCGCCGAGACGGACGCGTACGTCATCACGGACGTCTGTCTCTGTGAGTACACGAGCCACGGCCACTGCGGCGTCCTGGAACACGACGCCCGCGAAAGCCCGACGCTCACCGTGAAGAACGACGAGACGCTCGACCTCCTCTCGAAGATAGCCGTCTCCCACGCCGAGGCGGGTGCGGACATGGTCGCACCGAGTTCGATGACCGACGGGATGGTCGGCGCGATACGCGGGGGGTTAGACGCCGCGGGGTTCGAGGGCGTCCCCATCATGTCCTACGCCGCAAAGTACGAGAGCGCGTTCTACGGCCCGTTCCGCGACGCCGCCGACGGTGCCCCGGCGTTCGGCGACCGGAGGCACTACCAGATGGACCCGGCGAACGCGCGGGAAGCCCTCCGCGAAGTCCGACTCGACGTCGAACAGGGGGCGGACGTGCTGATGGTGAAACCGGCGCTCGCGTACCTCGACATCGTCCGGGCGGTTCGCGAGGAGTTCGAGCATCCGGTGGCGGCGTACAACGTCTCCGGGGAGTACGCGATGCTGCACGCCGCCGCGGACAGGGGATGGATGGACCTCGAAACGACGGCGCACGAGTCCCTTCTGTCGATGAAACGCGCGGGCGCCGACCTCATCGTGACGTACTTCGCCGAGGACGTCGCGCCGGGCCTGTAG
- a CDS encoding DedA family protein, which translates to MDALPVQVAQMPAELQALLNSRWAYVALFCVFVLEGAMLMYFMPSELVVPAALVLLGPDQLVGVLAVAVVGATIGQYALFKVAQRGGREYLLSKRWFKISEGKLDRFDGWFDRWGPIVVPVSNTLLFTRGMITVPAGFAEMNDRKFVALSAIGTLSFESILAALYVYFDTML; encoded by the coding sequence ATGGACGCCCTGCCGGTACAAGTCGCGCAGATGCCCGCCGAACTGCAGGCGCTTTTGAACTCGCGGTGGGCCTACGTGGCGCTGTTCTGCGTCTTCGTCTTAGAAGGCGCGATGCTGATGTACTTCATGCCGAGCGAACTCGTCGTCCCCGCGGCACTCGTTCTTCTCGGCCCCGACCAACTCGTCGGCGTCCTCGCCGTCGCCGTCGTCGGCGCGACGATCGGCCAGTACGCGCTCTTCAAAGTCGCCCAACGCGGCGGCCGGGAGTATCTACTCTCGAAGCGGTGGTTCAAGATAAGCGAGGGGAAACTCGACCGGTTCGACGGCTGGTTCGACAGGTGGGGTCCGATAGTCGTCCCCGTGAGCAACACCCTCCTGTTCACGCGCGGGATGATAACCGTCCCCGCGGGATTCGCCGAGATGAACGACAGGAAGTTCGTGGCGCTCTCGGCGATAGGGACACTCTCGTTCGAGTCGATTCTGGCCGCACTCTACGTCTACTTCGATACGATGCTGTGA
- a CDS encoding DUF6757 family protein, which yields MKCHYCDREAAYAAEKDGIKVGLCERHFRERVEELADSEELAALREQIDIDRTE from the coding sequence ATGAAGTGCCACTACTGCGACCGCGAGGCCGCATACGCCGCCGAAAAAGACGGAATCAAGGTGGGTCTCTGCGAGCGGCACTTCCGAGAACGAGTGGAAGAACTCGCCGACTCCGAAGAACTCGCCGCCCTGAGAGAGCAGATCGATATCGACCGCACCGAGTGA
- a CDS encoding PHP domain-containing protein — MIRDRNGEFDGETPVADLHLHTTASDGTLTVPELPAAARDGGVAAIAVTDHDRVHPDLDAPVTTLDGVTVVRGIELRVDAGDQRVDLLGYGVEDVPAIRDLTERIQRDRKERGRRIVDRVESRLDVSLDVELGEGIGRPNVARAVAESDAPFDYQGAFDHLIGSDGPCYVARWVPDFEAGVAALRDSCAVVGLAHPFRYPDPESALELTSELDAVERFYPYGGASAEREDGELLDEYVERNELLATGGTDAHEKTLGVAGPPRAEFEAFAACVPGV; from the coding sequence GTGATACGGGACCGCAACGGCGAGTTCGACGGGGAGACGCCCGTCGCAGACCTGCATCTTCACACGACCGCATCCGACGGAACGCTCACCGTGCCCGAACTGCCGGCGGCGGCCCGCGACGGCGGCGTCGCCGCGATAGCCGTCACCGACCACGACAGAGTCCACCCGGACCTGGACGCGCCCGTGACGACGCTAGACGGCGTGACCGTCGTCCGCGGCATCGAACTCCGCGTCGACGCGGGCGACCAACGGGTGGACCTTCTCGGATACGGCGTCGAAGACGTGCCCGCCATCCGTGACCTGACCGAACGCATCCAACGCGACCGGAAAGAGCGCGGGCGGCGAATCGTCGACCGGGTGGAGTCGCGTCTCGACGTCTCCTTGGACGTGGAACTCGGCGAGGGAATCGGCCGACCGAACGTCGCGCGGGCCGTCGCGGAGAGCGACGCACCGTTCGACTATCAGGGCGCGTTCGACCACCTCATCGGCAGCGACGGCCCCTGTTACGTCGCGCGGTGGGTCCCCGACTTCGAGGCGGGCGTCGCCGCCCTGCGCGACTCCTGTGCCGTCGTCGGACTGGCACACCCCTTCCGGTATCCCGACCCCGAATCCGCGCTGGAACTCACGTCCGAACTCGACGCAGTCGAGCGGTTCTACCCCTACGGCGGCGCGAGTGCCGAGAGGGAGGACGGGGAACTCCTCGACGAGTACGTCGAACGAAACGAGTTGCTCGCGACCGGCGGAACGGACGCCCACGAGAAGACGCTCGGCGTCGCAGGGCCGCCCCGAGCGGAGTTCGAGGCGTTCGCCGCGTGCGTGCCGGGCGTCTGA
- a CDS encoding DUF5789 family protein: protein MRLNGTGDLIDAHEYPATTEELVEQYGEQTIELPNGSETLADVLERMGSETYTCAADARNAVFCGVGHEAIGRRYYSDRDVYTLGEKGSQEVSF from the coding sequence ATGCGCCTGAACGGAACCGGCGACCTGATCGACGCCCACGAGTACCCCGCGACGACCGAAGAACTCGTCGAACAGTACGGCGAGCAGACTATCGAACTCCCGAACGGGTCCGAGACGCTCGCAGACGTACTCGAACGCATGGGCTCGGAAACCTACACCTGCGCGGCCGACGCGCGGAACGCGGTGTTCTGCGGCGTCGGCCACGAGGCCATCGGTCGGCGGTACTACAGCGACCGCGACGTCTACACGCTCGGCGAAAAAGGCTCTCAGGAAGTCTCCTTCTAG
- a CDS encoding DUF5784 family protein, whose translation MARPLRFRHAPGRWTRDQVRRDIYDDLDRNLGATMTTPWFKTPPGYEGHRFEMDNGDVALFLWNDEEAYWLGNTETPKCLWNTEKYGFTEVPHGVSRWATRELTAQLHDESPWLEPYPHLSWYFLPVFLSKDGRETTRTFFREHAAGFPDATAEEALEYFDSFLRTGVLDDEREVMAGKLGTSEYLDLTRMTAAMGEFNAARVLHDAGYALEPEISVSTGHAIDFRAEKNGTGTLVEVTRPLPPNRRNAGTGVAAVRDTAETKSVGQLQEHGGGVVLFVDCSSFPDDDWMAVRSEKPEVHHRPAVVFRTRPDGRTDGYTKGSVPLELPF comes from the coding sequence GTGGCACGCCCACTTCGCTTTCGGCACGCACCCGGCCGATGGACCCGAGATCAGGTCCGCCGGGACATCTACGACGACCTCGACCGGAACCTCGGCGCGACGATGACTACGCCGTGGTTCAAAACGCCCCCCGGCTACGAAGGGCACCGATTCGAGATGGACAACGGCGACGTGGCGCTGTTTCTGTGGAACGACGAGGAGGCGTACTGGCTCGGAAACACCGAGACGCCGAAGTGTCTCTGGAACACCGAAAAGTACGGCTTCACCGAAGTACCGCACGGCGTCTCGCGGTGGGCGACGCGCGAACTGACGGCGCAACTCCACGACGAGTCGCCGTGGCTCGAACCGTACCCGCATCTCTCGTGGTACTTTCTTCCGGTGTTTCTCTCGAAGGACGGCCGAGAGACGACGCGGACGTTCTTCCGAGAACACGCCGCCGGGTTCCCCGACGCGACGGCCGAGGAGGCCTTGGAGTACTTCGATTCGTTCCTCCGAACGGGGGTCTTAGACGACGAACGCGAGGTCATGGCCGGGAAACTCGGCACCTCCGAGTATCTGGACCTCACTCGGATGACGGCGGCGATGGGCGAGTTCAACGCGGCGCGGGTCCTCCACGACGCCGGATACGCCCTCGAACCGGAGATATCCGTCTCAACCGGACACGCAATCGACTTCCGCGCCGAGAAGAACGGCACCGGAACCCTCGTCGAAGTGACGCGGCCGTTGCCGCCGAACCGACGGAACGCGGGCACGGGCGTCGCCGCCGTCCGCGACACCGCAGAGACGAAATCCGTCGGGCAGTTACAGGAACACGGCGGCGGCGTCGTCCTGTTCGTCGACTGCTCCTCCTTCCCGGACGACGACTGGATGGCCGTCAGAAGCGAGAAACCGGAGGTTCACCACCGTCCGGCGGTCGTGTTTCGGACGCGGCCCGACGGCCGCACCGACGGATACACGAAGGGGAGCGTCCCCCTCGAACTACCGTTCTAG
- a CDS encoding DUF5786 family protein, whose protein sequence is MSMGAYDEDEHERRERKNGTVDAGFDDERTVYQGKVEYDSGNSAEALLDQFRKMKDE, encoded by the coding sequence ATGTCAATGGGGGCATACGACGAAGACGAACACGAGCGCCGTGAGCGAAAGAACGGAACCGTCGACGCGGGGTTCGACGACGAGCGTACCGTCTATCAGGGTAAGGTAGAGTACGACTCCGGCAACTCCGCGGAGGCCCTCTTAGACCAGTTCCGGAAGATGAAAGACGAGTGA
- a CDS encoding DUF7530 family protein, with product MQRGPPEERPAAQTEYGEAWVYESIVGALPGIELTDGQAIALQLGLFQLGVFVFAWVYDLWGAVLPGTIAVAVAAVGSVVMLRMGRTTRRLDLPEAYGRMLFGSSIEVVLGVLAFVALVTHLFVFEPRQEATPLVESLFGTEPPIVVVYLMLLVLWDLCYRIGTSWWAAVVAAWRSRRYAFDESTATALRRVDAWNVLFGLSQLALLPFLTDRPVLLAAVGGHVVAVSVVSAVAAASLRVR from the coding sequence ATGCAACGAGGCCCCCCAGAGGAGAGACCGGCCGCACAGACGGAGTACGGCGAGGCGTGGGTGTACGAGAGCATCGTCGGCGCGCTTCCGGGAATCGAACTGACCGACGGCCAAGCGATAGCCCTCCAGTTGGGCCTGTTCCAACTCGGAGTGTTCGTCTTCGCGTGGGTGTACGACCTGTGGGGCGCCGTCCTCCCCGGAACCATCGCGGTGGCCGTCGCCGCCGTCGGGAGCGTCGTGATGCTGCGGATGGGTCGGACGACGCGCCGTCTGGACCTGCCGGAGGCGTACGGCCGGATGCTGTTCGGGTCGAGCATCGAAGTCGTCCTCGGCGTCCTCGCGTTCGTCGCACTCGTGACGCATCTTTTCGTCTTCGAACCGCGACAGGAGGCGACGCCTCTCGTGGAGTCGCTTTTCGGGACGGAACCGCCCATCGTCGTCGTCTACCTGATGCTTCTGGTGCTTTGGGACCTCTGTTACCGCATCGGCACCTCGTGGTGGGCCGCCGTCGTCGCCGCGTGGCGGTCCCGGCGGTACGCGTTCGACGAATCGACGGCGACGGCGTTGCGCCGCGTGGACGCGTGGAACGTCCTCTTCGGCCTCTCCCAACTGGCTTTACTCCCCTTTCTCACGGACCGACCGGTGTTGCTCGCGGCGGTGGGCGGACACGTCGTCGCCGTCTCCGTCGTGTCGGCGGTGGCGGCGGCGTCGCTACGAGTTCGGTGA
- a CDS encoding NAD(P)H-binding protein translates to MRVLVTGATGFVGSHLVPALLDAGHDVTVLTRDADHYDGPESVRIVEGNVLESGTFESALDVDAAYYLVHSMASGDDFEREDRLGARNFARAASEAGVKRVIYLGGLGEERDKLSPHLRSRREVEFILEDGDYEVTTLRAAIVVGDGSAGFETVRQLAARLPVMLTPRWVDTPCQPIAIGDVVQYLVGVLDAPETAGETYEIGGPDVLTYGEMLARVGEQMGRKPRLIEIPVLSPGLSSYWVGLVTDIPASVARPLIEGLKNKVVVHDDSIKDHVSVDLTTFDEAVKNALASAETADEESGVVPPFGEDADENEDGEARAADSDAGAGSSAVDD, encoded by the coding sequence ATGCGCGTACTCGTTACGGGCGCGACGGGGTTCGTCGGCAGCCACCTCGTCCCCGCCCTCCTCGATGCCGGCCACGACGTGACCGTCCTCACGCGGGATGCAGACCACTACGACGGCCCGGAGAGCGTCCGCATCGTCGAGGGGAACGTCCTCGAATCGGGGACGTTCGAGTCGGCACTCGACGTCGACGCGGCGTACTACCTCGTTCACTCGATGGCCTCGGGCGACGACTTCGAACGAGAGGACCGACTCGGCGCCCGGAACTTCGCTCGGGCGGCGTCTGAGGCGGGAGTAAAGCGAGTCATCTACCTCGGCGGCCTCGGCGAGGAACGCGACAAACTGTCGCCGCACCTACGCTCTCGGCGGGAGGTCGAGTTCATCCTCGAAGACGGCGACTACGAGGTGACGACGCTTCGGGCCGCAATCGTCGTCGGCGACGGGAGCGCGGGGTTCGAGACGGTGCGGCAGTTGGCCGCCCGCCTGCCGGTGATGTTGACGCCGCGGTGGGTCGATACGCCCTGTCAGCCCATCGCAATCGGAGACGTGGTCCAGTACCTCGTCGGCGTCCTCGACGCGCCGGAGACGGCGGGCGAGACGTACGAAATCGGCGGCCCAGACGTGCTGACCTACGGCGAGATGCTCGCTCGCGTCGGCGAACAGATGGGTCGGAAGCCCCGACTCATCGAGATACCGGTGCTGTCGCCCGGCCTCTCGTCGTACTGGGTCGGACTCGTGACGGATATCCCCGCCTCCGTGGCGCGGCCGCTAATCGAGGGGCTGAAGAACAAAGTCGTCGTCCACGACGACAGCATCAAAGACCACGTCTCTGTGGACCTCACGACGTTCGACGAGGCGGTGAAGAACGCACTCGCGTCCGCCGAGACGGCAGACGAGGAGTCGGGCGTGGTCCCGCCGTTCGGCGAGGACGCCGACGAGAACGAGGACGGGGAGGCGCGGGCCGCCGACTCGGACGCGGGCGCGGGGTCGAGTGCGGTGGACGACTGA
- a CDS encoding YkgJ family cysteine cluster protein, translating to MRVDCEGCAGCCPDWRPIAPADGGDERRGPREPLDDVYNLVPVTRDEVVAFVERGVGDAMTPRMWAASEARPEEGVEIDGANVAAIDGRPAFFVGLRKPPKPVAPFGHPRTWLRSCAFLDPETLQCRIHGDDEYPEECADYPGHNLSLGQRTECERVESAFGGERLLDDEVPAGQRGLLLGPHAVGSKVFAHPDPSRLDGVVERMRRGDLTPADRAEFVAVAAGSRPGSLEISETRVEETRERVEETSSWVSDAVAAWTAAAGELGAAATDAPDGVEESYGAPGTPGWDAGDDGDDGDDGGKR from the coding sequence GTGCGCGTCGACTGCGAAGGCTGCGCCGGATGCTGCCCCGACTGGCGACCGATAGCGCCCGCGGACGGCGGCGACGAACGACGAGGACCGAGAGAGCCGTTAGACGACGTCTACAACCTCGTCCCCGTGACCCGCGACGAAGTGGTCGCGTTCGTCGAACGCGGCGTCGGCGACGCGATGACCCCGCGGATGTGGGCCGCGTCCGAGGCCAGACCGGAGGAGGGAGTCGAGATAGACGGCGCGAACGTCGCCGCCATCGACGGCCGTCCGGCGTTCTTCGTCGGCCTCCGGAAGCCGCCGAAACCGGTCGCGCCGTTCGGCCACCCGCGGACGTGGCTCCGGTCGTGCGCCTTCTTGGACCCCGAGACGCTCCAGTGTCGAATCCACGGCGACGACGAGTACCCCGAAGAGTGCGCCGACTACCCCGGCCACAACCTCTCTCTCGGCCAGCGGACCGAGTGCGAACGGGTCGAATCCGCCTTCGGCGGCGAGAGACTGCTCGACGACGAGGTGCCGGCGGGTCAGCGCGGACTGCTTCTCGGCCCGCACGCCGTCGGTTCGAAGGTGTTTGCCCACCCCGACCCGAGTCGCCTCGACGGCGTGGTCGAACGGATGCGGCGGGGCGACCTGACGCCCGCGGACCGCGCGGAGTTCGTCGCCGTCGCCGCCGGGTCGCGCCCGGGGTCGCTCGAAATATCCGAGACGCGAGTCGAAGAGACCCGCGAGAGAGTCGAGGAGACGTCCTCGTGGGTGAGCGACGCCGTCGCGGCGTGGACGGCGGCGGCGGGCGAACTCGGGGCGGCGGCGACGGACGCCCCCGACGGCGTAGAGGAGTCGTACGGCGCGCCCGGGACGCCCGGTTGGGACGCCGGAGACGACGGAGACGACGGAGACGACGGCGGGAAGCGTTAA
- a CDS encoding DUF7561 family protein, which yields MTTEPCDGCGKAVRIAGGIGDFWSFETSSTGGITLELDDGGEFFLCYDCIDRLPDDRVVTSSDVSAL from the coding sequence ATGACGACAGAACCGTGCGACGGGTGCGGGAAGGCGGTTCGCATCGCCGGCGGCATCGGGGACTTCTGGAGTTTCGAGACGAGTTCGACCGGCGGCATCACGCTCGAACTCGACGACGGCGGCGAGTTCTTCCTCTGTTACGACTGTATCGACCGACTCCCGGACGACAGAGTCGTGACGAGTTCCGACGTGTCTGCGCTGTAG